One genomic window of Peptococcaceae bacterium 1198_IL3148 includes the following:
- the purN gene encoding phosphoribosylglycinamide formyltransferase: protein MKKLALGVLASGRGSNLQSIIDACEQGDLGAEVKVVISDKQAAYALERAKQHGIDAYYINVKDYPDKTSYEQRIVELLQQYQVQLVCLAGYMRLVGTTMLAAYPQRIMNIHPSLLPNFPGLHAHQQALDYGVKVSGCTVHFVDAGMDSGPIILQACVPVLDNDNEETLSERILEQEHRIYPEAIRLFSEGKLVVKDRKVMVKQF from the coding sequence ATGAAAAAACTTGCCCTGGGAGTGCTGGCCTCCGGTCGGGGTTCTAACCTCCAGTCCATTATTGATGCCTGTGAACAGGGCGATCTCGGGGCTGAGGTTAAAGTGGTGATTAGTGACAAACAGGCTGCCTATGCCTTGGAAAGGGCCAAGCAACACGGTATTGACGCCTATTATATCAATGTTAAAGATTATCCGGATAAAACCAGTTATGAGCAGCGGATTGTGGAACTTTTGCAGCAGTACCAAGTGCAGTTAGTATGCCTAGCTGGCTATATGCGCCTGGTGGGTACAACTATGCTGGCTGCTTACCCCCAGCGCATTATGAATATCCACCCATCACTGTTGCCCAATTTTCCTGGGTTACATGCTCACCAACAGGCCTTAGATTACGGTGTCAAAGTATCTGGCTGTACAGTGCATTTTGTGGATGCCGGCATGGACAGTGGCCCCATCATATTACAAGCCTGTGTACCGGTGTTAGATAATGATAATGAAGAAACTTTATCGGAACGAATTTTGGAACAAGAACACCGAATTTATCCCGAAGCAATTCGGCTGTTTAGTGAAGGGAAATTGGTGGTTAAGGATAGAAAGGTAATGGTAAAGCAATTTTGA
- the purM gene encoding phosphoribosylformylglycinamidine cyclo-ligase, giving the protein MSKNNKPLTYADSGVNIDAGNRAVQLIKNAVKSTHRPGVLADIGGFGGLFALDTAKYQQPVLVSGTDGVGTKLQVANLMGKHDTIGIDAVAMCVNDILVQGAEPLFFLDYLAVGRLQPERVAEIVSGVAAGCRQAKCALIGGETAEMPGFYGEDEYDIAGFAVGVADRSRLLDGSRITAGDVLIGLPSSGLHSNGYSLARKALFEVAGCDVSTYLPELSATVGEELLTPTRIYVKAVLPLLEKFEIKGLAHITGGGITENLPRILPPGLAATVNFGSWPVLEIFKLLQRVGNIEWQEMLRTFNMGIGMIIVVSATEVDQLLNDLQQRGEKAYVIGAVSAGQRQVNYQGGEV; this is encoded by the coding sequence ATGAGTAAAAATAACAAACCACTGACCTATGCCGATTCCGGGGTTAACATTGATGCCGGCAACCGAGCGGTGCAGTTGATTAAAAACGCAGTTAAAAGTACCCATCGGCCGGGTGTGTTGGCTGATATCGGCGGTTTTGGCGGTCTGTTTGCGTTGGATACTGCTAAATATCAGCAACCGGTGTTGGTTTCCGGCACCGATGGTGTGGGCACCAAATTGCAAGTGGCCAATTTAATGGGCAAGCACGATACAATCGGCATTGATGCGGTGGCCATGTGCGTTAACGATATTTTGGTGCAAGGAGCAGAACCGCTCTTCTTTTTAGATTACTTGGCGGTGGGTAGACTGCAACCTGAGCGGGTGGCAGAGATTGTCAGCGGTGTGGCCGCAGGCTGTCGTCAGGCAAAGTGTGCTTTAATCGGCGGTGAAACCGCCGAGATGCCTGGCTTTTATGGCGAAGATGAGTATGATATAGCCGGCTTTGCCGTTGGCGTGGCTGACAGGTCTCGGCTCTTGGATGGATCGCGGATTACTGCCGGGGATGTCCTAATTGGTTTGCCCTCTTCCGGGTTGCATTCCAATGGCTATTCACTGGCCCGCAAGGCGTTGTTTGAGGTGGCCGGTTGCGATGTGAGCACTTATCTGCCGGAATTAAGTGCCACTGTGGGCGAAGAATTACTAACTCCCACCCGCATTTATGTAAAGGCAGTGTTGCCACTGTTAGAGAAGTTTGAGATTAAGGGATTGGCCCATATCACCGGCGGTGGCATCACCGAGAACTTGCCCCGTATTTTACCCCCGGGGCTGGCAGCCACCGTAAATTTCGGCAGTTGGCCAGTATTGGAAATATTCAAGCTGTTGCAGCGGGTGGGCAATATTGAATGGCAAGAAATGTTACGTACCTTCAACATGGGTATCGGTATGATTATAGTGGTTTCAGCCACTGAGGTTGATCAGTTGCTCAATGATCTGCAACAACGGGGAGAAAAGGCCTATGTAATTGGTGCCGTTAGCGCAGGCCAAAGGCAAGTAAATTATCAGGGCGGGGAAGTGTGA